In one Dasypus novemcinctus isolate mDasNov1 chromosome 25, mDasNov1.1.hap2, whole genome shotgun sequence genomic region, the following are encoded:
- the PXDN gene encoding peroxidasin homolog isoform X3: MKRLRLDSNSLHCDCEILWLADLLKTYANSGNAQAAATCEYPRGIHGRSVATITPEELNCERPRITSEPQDADVTSGNTVYFTCRAEGNPKPEIIWLRNNNELSMKTDSRLNLLDDGTLMIQNTQETDQGIYQCMAKNVAGEVKTQEVTLRYFESPARPTFVIQPQNTEVLVGESVTLECSATGHPQPRITWTKGDRTPLPTDPRVTITPSGGLYIQNVIQEDSGEYTCFASNSVDSIHATAYIIVQALPQFTVTPQDRVVIEGQTVDFQCEAKGYPQPVIAWTKGGSQLSVDRRHLVLSSGTLRISGVALHDQGQYECQAVNIIGSQRVVAHLMVQPRVTPVFASIPTDMTVEVGTNVQIPCSSQGEPEPVITWNKDGVQVTESGKFHISPEGFLTISDVGTADAGRYECVARNTIGHASVSMVLSVNVPDVSRNGDPFVATSIVEAIATVDRAINSTRTHLFDSRPRSPNDLLALFRYPRDPYTVEQARAGEIFERTLQLIQEHVQHGLMVDLNGTSYHYNDLVSPQYLNLIANLSGCTAHRRVNNCSDMCFHQKYRTHDGTCNNLQHPMWGASLTAFERLLKSVYENGFNTPRGINPNRLYNGHVLPMPRLVSTSLIGTETVTPDEQFTHMTMQWGQFLDHDLDSTVVALSQARFSDGQHCSSVCSNDPPCFSVMIPPHDPRVRSGARCMFFVRSSPVCGSGMTSLLMNSVYPREQINQLTSYIDASNVYGSTEHEAREIRDLASHRGLLRQGIVQRSGKPLLPFATGPPTECMRDENESPIPCFLAGDHRANEQLGLTSMHTLWFREHNRIATELLRLNPHWDGDTLYYETRKIVGAEIQHITYQHWLPKILGEVGVKMLGEYKGYDPGVNAGIFNAFATAAFRFGHTLINPILYRLDENFEPIPQGHIPLHKAFFSPFRIVNEGGIDPLLRGLFGVAGKMRVPSQLLNTELTERLFSMAHTVALDLAAINIQRGRDHGIPPYHDYRVYCNLSSAHTFEDLKNEIKSPEIREKLKRLYGSPLNIDLFPALMVEDLVPGSRLGPTLMCLLSTQFKRLRDGDRLWYENPGVFSPAQLTQIKQTSLARILCDNSDNITRVQRDVFRVAEFPHGYGSCDEIPKVDLRMWQDCCEDCRTRGQFNVFSYHFRGRRSLEFSYQEDKPTKNPRPRKTLSVVKHSKHFNNATSASQERADIPGTNDFKEFVLEMQKTITDLRKQIKKLESRLSKTECTDAEGKSHTNNAKWKKDACTVCECKDGQITCFVESCPPADCPAPVKIKGACCPVCLKKTTGKKP; encoded by the exons TAATGAGCTGAGCATGAAAACAGATTCCCGTTTAAACTTATTGGATGATGGAACGCTGATGATTCAAAACACTCAGGAGACAGACCAGGGGATTTACCAGTGCATGGCGAAAAATGTGGCAGGAGAGGTGAAAACCCAGGAAGTGACCCTCAGGTACTTCGAGTCTCCAG CTCGACCCACTTTTGTAATACAGCCACAGAACACAGAAGTGTTGGTTGGAGAAAGCGTCACTCTGGAGTGCAGCGCTACTGGCCACCCTCAACCCCGTATCACCTGGACGAAGGGTGACCGGACGCCCTTACCCACTGACCCCCGAGTGACCATTACTCCTTCGGGGGGCCTTTACATTCAAAACGTCATACAGGAAGACAGTGGCGAGTACACGTGTTTTGCATCCAACAGCGTCGATAGCATCCACGCCACGGCTTATATCATCGTACAAG CTCTTCCTCAGTTTACTGTGACTCCTCAAGACCGAGTTGTTATCGAGGGTCAGACAGTGGATTTCCAGTGTGAAGCAAAGGGTTATCCACAGCCGGTCATTGCCTGGACTAAAGGAG GGAGTCAGCTCTCTGTAGACAGACGGCACCTGGTCCTCTCATCGGGAACACTGAGGATTTCGGGAGTCGCCCTCCACGACCAGGGCCAGTACGAGTGTCAGGCTGTCAATATCATCGGCTCTCAGAGGGTGGTGGCACATTTGATGGTACAGCCGAGAG TTACTCCAGTGTTTGCCAGCATTCCAACTGATATGACGGTGGAGGTTGGCACCAACGTCCAGATTCCATGCAGTTCCCAGGGGGAGCCTGAGCCAGTAATAACATGGAATAAG GATGGGGTACAGGTAACGGAAAGCGGAAAGTTCCACATTAGCCCAGAGGGATTCCTGACCATCAGCGATGTGGGCACCGCGGACGCGGGTCGCTACGAGTGCGTGGCCCGCAACACCATCGGGCATGCCTCCGTTAGCATGGTCCTGAGCGTAAACG TTCCTGACGTCAGTCGAAATGGGGATCCATTTGTTGCCACATCAATTGTTGAAGCAATTGCAACTGTTGACAGAGCAATAAATTCAACCCGTACACATTTGTTTGACAG CCGCCCTCGTTCTCCAAATGATTTGCTGGCTTTGTTCCGATATCCAAGAGATCCTTACACTGTTGAACAAGCAAGGGCAGGGGAAATATTTGAAAGGACATTGCAACTTATTCAGGAGCACGTGCAGCATGGCTTAATGGTTGACTTAAATGGAACAA GTTACCACTACAATGACCTCGTGTCCCCGCAGTACCTGAATCTGATTGCCAACCTCTCGGGGTGCACGGCTCACCGACGCGTGAACAACTGCTCAGACATGTGCTTCCACCAGAAGTACAGGACGCACGACGGGACGTGCAACAACCTCCAGCACCCGATGTGGGGGGCCTCCCTGACGGCCTTCGAACGCTTGTTAAAATCCGTGTACGAAAACGGGTTCAACACACCACGAGGCATTAACCCCAACCGCCTGTACAACGGGCACGTGCTCCCCATGCCCCGCCTGGTGTCGACGTCCCTCATCGGGACCGAGACCGTCACCCCCGATGAGCAGTTCACCCACATGACCATGCAGTGGGGCCAGTTCCTCGACCACGACCTGGACTCCACCGTGGTGGCCCTGAGCCAGGCCCGCTTCTCCGACGGGCAGCACTGCAGCTCCGTCTGCAGCAACGACCCTCCTTGCTTCTCCGTCATGATCCCCCCCCACGACCCCAGGGTCCGCAGCGGCGCCCGCTGCATGTTCTTCGTGCGCTCCAGTCCCGTCTGTGGCAGCGGCATGACCTCCCTGCTCATGAACTCCGTGTACCCCCGGGAGCAGATCAACCAGCTCACCTCGTACATCGACGCCTCCAACGTTTACGGGAGCACGGAGCACGAGGCGCGAGAAATCCGGGACCTGGCCAGCCACCGGGGGCTGCTGAGGCAGGGCATCGTGCAGCGGTCCGGGAAGCCACTGCTGCCTTTCGCGACAGGGCCTCCCACGGAATGTATGCGAGACGAGAACGAGAGCCCCATTCCCTGCTTCTTAGCGGGGGACCACCGGGCCAACGAGCAGCTGGGCCTGACGAGCATGCACACGCTGTGGTTCCGAGAGCATAACCGCATCGCCACGGAACTGCTCAGACTGAATCCCCACTGGGACGGCGACACGCTCTATTATGAGACGAGGAAGATCGTTGGGGCAGAGATTCAGCACATCACCTACCAGCACTGGCTTCCCAAGATCCTCGGCGAGGTGGGCGTGAAGATGCTGGGCGAGTACAAAGGGTACGACCCCGGGGTCAACGCGGGCATCTTCAACGCCTTCGCCACGGCGGCGTTCAGGTTCGGCCACACGCTCATCAATCCCATCCTCTACCGCCTGGACGAGAACTTTGAGCCTATTCCTCAGGGCCACATACCCCTGCACAAAgccttcttctctcccttccgCATCGTCAACGAGGGGGGCATCGACCCGCTCCTCCGAGGGCTGTTCGGGGTGGCGGGGAAGATGCGGGTGCCCTCTCAGCTGCTGAACACAGAGCTCACAGAGAGGCTTTTCTCCATGGCCCACACGGTGGCCCTGGACCTGGCTGCCATCAACATCCAGAGAGGCCGGGACCACGGGATCCCGCCCTACCACGACTACAGGGTCTACTGCAACTTGTCGTCGGCTCACACGTTCGAAGAcctgaaaaatgaaattaaaagtccCGAAATCCGGGAGAAGTTGAAAAG gTTATACGGCTCACCATTAAACATAGATTTATTTCCTGCCCTCATGGTGGaagatttggttcctggtagCAGACTTGGGCCCACACTGATGTGCCTGCTGAGCACACAGTTTAAACGCTTGCGAGATGGGGACAG GCTGTGGTATGAAAACCCCGGGGTGTTTTCCCCTGCCCAGTTAACCCAAATCAAGCAGACGTCCCTGGCCAGGATACTGTGCGACAATTCCGACAACATCACCCGTGTGCAGAGGGATGTGTTTAGAGTGGCAGAATTCCCCCACGGATATGGCAGTTGTGATGAGATTCCCAAAGTGGACCTAAGGATGTGGCAGGATTGCTGTGAag ACTGTAGGACAAGGGGACAGTTTAACGTCTTTTCGTACCATTTCCGAGGCAGACGGTCTCTTGAGTTCAGCTACCAGGAAGACAAGCCCACCAAGAACCCACGACCACGGAAAACACTGAG CGTTGTGAAGCACAGTAAACATTTCAATAACGCCACCTCAGCATCCCAGGAGCGCGCAGATATCCCAGGGACAAATGACTTCAAGGAATTTGTTCTGGAAATGCAAAAGACCATCACAGACCTCAGAAAACAG ATAAAGAAACTTGAATCCCGGCTCAGTAAAACTGAATGCACTGATGCAGAGGGTAAATCCCACACAAACAATGCAAAGTGGAAAAAAGATGCCTGCACTGTCTGTGAATGCAAA GATGGGCAGATCACCTGTTTTGTGGAATCCTGTCCGCCAGCAGATTGCCCAGCTCCAGTGAAAATCAAAGGAGCCTGTTGTCCAGTCTGCTTAAAAAAGACTACAGGAAAGAAACCGTAG